One genomic region from Rattus norvegicus strain BN/NHsdMcwi chromosome 10, GRCr8, whole genome shotgun sequence encodes:
- the LOC108353425 gene encoding small ribosomal subunit protein eS27-like, whose protein sequence is MPLAKDLLHPSPEEGKRKPKKKRLVQSPNSYFLDVKCTGCYKITTDFSHAQTVVLCVGCSTVLCQPTGGQARLTEGCSFRRKQH, encoded by the coding sequence ATGCCTCTCGCAAAGGATCTCCTTCATCCCTCtccagaagaggggaagaggaaaccCAAGAAAAAACGCCTGGTGCAGAGCCCCAATTCCTACTTTTTGGATGTGAAATGCACAGGATGCTATAAAATCACCACGGACTTTAGCCATGCACAGACGGTAGTCTTGTGTGTTGGCTGCTCCACTGTACTCTGTCAGCCTACAGGTGGACAAGCAAGGCTGACAGAAGGCTGCTCCTTCAGGAGGAAGCAGCACTGA